The following proteins come from a genomic window of Sorex araneus isolate mSorAra2 chromosome 1, mSorAra2.pri, whole genome shotgun sequence:
- the LOC101541886 gene encoding olfactory receptor 1J4-like, producing MMRQNESRVPEFLLQGLPIPPEHQGYYFILFLFIYLTTVFGNLLIILLIRMDIRLHTPMYFFLSVLAFNDVSLSSVTVPKMLMHLRTNHKSIPYSGCISQVCFLLLFGCFENFLLTVMAYDRYVAICQPLHYTTIMRQEICITLVAISWIFSCFHSLLNTLLLARVSFCGDVTIPHFFCELFPVLKTSCSDISLNDVVVLIEGGIFFYLPFISILSTYICIWATVLKKSSAKKFFKVLSTCGSHLLVVSLFYGTILEVYFLPSSSATNNKDIIASVMYMIITPMLNPFIYSLRNRDIKQALNLLIDRVKLCSQKT from the coding sequence ATGATGAGACAGAATGAGAGCAGAGTTCCTGAATTTCTCCTCCAGGGGCTCCCTATTCCACCAGAACATCAGGGTTACTACTTCATCCTCTTCCTGTTCATCTACCTGACCACAGTGTtcgggaacctgctcatcatcctgctcaTCCGGATGGACATTCGTCTCCACACGcctatgtacttcttcctcagtgtCTTGGCATTCAATGATGTGTCGTTATCATCTGTCACTGTCCCAAAAATGTTGATGCACCTGAGGACAAATCACAAATCCATCCCCTACTCAGGGTGTATTTCTCAGGTTTGTTTTTTACTACTCTTTGGTTGTTTTGAAAACTTTCTTCTTACAGTGATGGcgtatgacaggtatgtggccatctgtcaGCCGCTCCACTACACCACCATCATGAGGCAGGAGATATGCATTACTCTAGTAGCAATATCTTGGATCTTCAGTTGCTTCCACTCTTTGTTAAACACCCTCCTTTTGGCCAGAGTTTCCTTCTGTGGTGACGTTACCATCCCCCACTTCTTCTGTGAACTCTTTCCAGTCCTGAAGACCAGCTGTTCAGACATTTCACTCAATGACGTGGTTGTTTTGATtgagggagggatttttttttatctgccaTTCATCAGTATCTTGAGCACTTATATTTGCATATGGGCCACTGTCCTGAAGAAGTCCTCTgctaagaaattcttcaaagtccTTTCCACCTGTGGTTCCCATCTCCTTGTTGTGTCTTTATTCTATGGAACCATTCTTGAAGTTTACTTTTTACCTTCCTCATCTGCCacaaataataaagatataattGCTTCTGTGATGTACATGATaatcacccccatgctgaacccttttATCTACAGCTTGAGAAATAGAGATATAAAACAAGCCCTAAATTTGCTCATTGACAGAGTCAAGTTATGTAGTCAAAAAACCTAA